Proteins encoded in a region of the Streptomyces violaceoruber genome:
- the paaK gene encoding phenylacetate--CoA ligase PaaK — protein MSSEPTTGTAPAPRRGEPLPHDLLDDAERLSREQLRELQLDRLRATLRHAYDNVELYRKKFDAAGVAPDDCRSLADLSRFPFTTKADLRDTYPFGMFAVPMADVRRVHASSGTTGRATVVGYTENDLSMWADVVARSIRAAGGRPGHKVHISYGYGLFTGGLGAHYGAERAGCTVIPASGGMTARQVQIIQDFRPEIIMVTPSYMLTLLDEFERQGVDPRTSSLQVGIFGAEPWTEEMRREIEERMDIHAVDIYGLSEVIGPGVAQECVETKDGLHIWEDHFYPEVVDPLTDAVLPGGEEGEIVFTSLTKEALPVIRYRTRDLTRLLPGTARPAFRRMRKVTGRCDDMIILRGVNVFPTQVEEIVLRTPGVAPHFQMRLTERGRMDHMTVRVEARPDAAPEQRDAAARAIAQGVKDGVGVTVEVEVVEPETLERSLGKIRRVWDQRGA, from the coding sequence ATGAGCAGCGAGCCGACGACCGGGACGGCCCCGGCACCCCGACGGGGCGAGCCCCTCCCCCACGACCTGCTGGACGACGCCGAGCGCCTGTCCCGCGAGCAGCTCCGGGAGCTCCAGCTCGACCGCCTGCGCGCGACCCTGCGGCACGCCTACGACAACGTGGAGCTGTACCGCAAGAAGTTCGACGCCGCCGGGGTGGCCCCCGACGACTGCCGCAGCCTGGCCGACCTGTCCAGGTTCCCCTTCACCACCAAGGCGGACCTGCGGGACACCTACCCCTTCGGCATGTTCGCCGTCCCGATGGCCGACGTGCGGCGCGTGCACGCCTCCAGCGGCACCACCGGCCGCGCCACCGTCGTCGGGTACACCGAGAACGACCTGTCCATGTGGGCGGACGTGGTAGCCCGTTCGATCCGCGCCGCGGGCGGCCGCCCCGGCCACAAGGTCCACATCTCCTACGGCTACGGCCTGTTCACCGGCGGTCTCGGTGCCCACTACGGGGCCGAGCGCGCCGGCTGCACGGTGATCCCGGCCTCCGGCGGCATGACGGCGCGCCAGGTGCAGATCATCCAGGACTTCCGGCCCGAGATCATCATGGTCACCCCGTCCTACATGCTCACCCTGCTCGACGAGTTCGAGCGCCAGGGCGTCGATCCGCGCACCAGCTCCCTCCAGGTCGGCATCTTCGGCGCCGAGCCGTGGACCGAGGAGATGCGGCGCGAGATCGAGGAGCGCATGGACATCCACGCCGTCGACATCTACGGCCTGTCCGAGGTGATCGGCCCCGGCGTGGCACAGGAGTGCGTCGAGACCAAGGACGGGCTGCACATCTGGGAGGACCACTTCTACCCCGAGGTCGTGGACCCGCTCACGGACGCCGTGCTGCCCGGGGGCGAGGAGGGCGAGATCGTCTTCACCTCCCTCACCAAGGAGGCGCTCCCGGTGATCCGCTACCGCACGCGCGACCTGACCCGCCTGCTGCCGGGCACCGCGCGCCCCGCCTTCCGCCGGATGCGGAAGGTCACCGGCCGCTGCGACGACATGATCATCCTGCGCGGGGTGAACGTCTTCCCCACCCAGGTCGAGGAGATCGTGCTGCGCACGCCGGGCGTCGCCCCGCACTTCCAGATGCGGCTCACCGAACGCGGCCGCATGGACCACATGACGGTGCGGGTGGAGGCCCGGCCCGACGCCGCTCCCGAGCAGCGCGATGCCGCCGCGAGGGCGATCGCCCAGGGCGTCAAGGACGGTGTGGGCGTGACCGTGGAGGTGGAGGTCGTGGAGCCGGAGACCCTGGAGCGCTCGCTCGGCAAGATCCGCCGGGTGTGGGACCAGCGGGGCGCGTGA
- a CDS encoding flavin-containing monooxygenase, producing MRVCVIGAGLSGLAMGHALKERGISFVCLEKAPDVGGIWRQPGAGERGPGYQSLHLNTARQLTGYADFPMPSDYPLYPRHDQVAAYLRSFAEWAGLLDHVELRTEVLSVRQDSDGSWTVVSRDADGAQSARRFEQVVVASGHHTDPALPDPLPAGADSFAGTILHSLDYRDGGDFTGRRVVVVGLGASAVDIAADLSRHAERTLLSVRRGLHIVPKQVFGMSLDEIAEAPWWNEMPFAERRRWVEQALLVARGRLSDYGLPEPDHPILSSATTLSDEILSRIRHGAVTPKPAIASFESDRVVFTDGSSEAADTVVYCTGFHMTFPFLPPGCPVAADGAVELYRRIVPADRPGLYFVGLVRPAGALTRLVEAQAQWVARLVDGAAALPGTEEMREEISTYLAGIVERYGRTRGASIQVDVSPYLAEFREPLPV from the coding sequence GTGCGTGTGTGTGTGATCGGTGCAGGCCTGTCGGGGCTGGCGATGGGCCATGCCCTGAAGGAGCGCGGCATCTCCTTCGTCTGCCTGGAGAAGGCGCCCGACGTCGGCGGGATCTGGCGTCAGCCGGGGGCCGGTGAGCGGGGTCCGGGCTATCAGTCCCTGCACCTGAACACCGCCAGGCAGCTGACCGGTTACGCGGACTTCCCGATGCCGTCCGACTACCCCCTCTATCCCCGGCACGACCAGGTCGCCGCCTATCTGCGGTCCTTCGCCGAGTGGGCGGGGCTCCTCGACCACGTGGAGCTGCGGACCGAGGTGCTGTCCGTGCGCCAGGACTCGGACGGCAGCTGGACGGTCGTCAGCCGGGACGCGGACGGCGCGCAGTCCGCACGCCGGTTCGAGCAGGTGGTCGTCGCCTCGGGGCACCACACCGACCCGGCCCTGCCCGATCCCCTTCCGGCCGGCGCCGACTCCTTTGCCGGAACGATTCTTCACTCCCTCGACTACCGCGACGGCGGCGACTTCACCGGCCGGCGCGTCGTCGTGGTGGGCCTCGGGGCCTCCGCGGTGGACATCGCGGCGGACCTCTCCCGGCACGCGGAGCGGACCCTGCTGTCGGTGCGCCGGGGGCTGCACATCGTGCCCAAGCAGGTCTTCGGGATGTCCCTCGACGAGATCGCCGAAGCCCCGTGGTGGAACGAGATGCCCTTCGCCGAGCGGCGCAGGTGGGTGGAGCAGGCCCTGCTGGTGGCCCGGGGCAGGCTGTCGGACTACGGCCTGCCCGAGCCCGACCACCCGATCCTCTCCTCCGCGACGACCCTCTCGGACGAGATCCTCAGCCGGATCCGGCACGGTGCGGTGACCCCGAAGCCCGCGATCGCCTCGTTCGAGAGCGACCGGGTCGTGTTCACGGACGGCAGCTCCGAGGCCGCCGACACGGTCGTCTACTGCACCGGATTCCACATGACCTTCCCCTTCCTGCCCCCGGGCTGCCCGGTCGCGGCCGACGGCGCGGTCGAGCTCTACCGGCGGATCGTCCCGGCCGACCGGCCCGGTCTGTACTTCGTGGGACTGGTGCGGCCCGCGGGTGCCCTCACCCGGCTGGTGGAGGCCCAGGCCCAGTGGGTGGCGCGCCTCGTCGACGGCGCCGCCGCGCTGCCGGGCACCGAGGAGATGCGCGAGGAGATCAGTACGTACCTGGCCGGCATCGTCGAACGTTACGGCCGCACTCGCGGCGCCTCGATCCAGGTCGACGTGAGTCCCTACCTGGCGGAGTTCCGGGAGCCACTGCCCGTGTGA
- a CDS encoding tryptophan dimethylallyltransferase family protein: MRAASTGADPQGASTLGSFTGGQLRRLGSVAGLSRADVETYAQVLTDALGPVAQRPLSLAPPTRTFLSDDHTPVEFSLSFRRGAAPAMRVLVEPGCGATSLADNGRAGLEAVRTMARRWHFTTDALDELLDLFLPPAPQGPLALWCALELRPGGVPGVKVYLNPAVGGEERSAATVREALRRLGHHQAFDSLPQGSGYPFLALDLGNWTEPRAKVYLRHDNLTAGRAARLSRTDSGLVPTAVEGFFRTAAGPGSDAGGLDGRPAQSCHSFTDPGAERPSGFTLYIPVRDYVRHDGEALARASTVLHHHGMDASVLHRALAALTERRPEDGVGLIAYLALAGQRDQPPRVTAYLSSEAYTVRPPVVETVRQPLSVG, from the coding sequence TTGAGGGCCGCGTCGACGGGCGCGGACCCGCAGGGCGCATCCACGCTCGGTTCCTTCACCGGCGGCCAGTTGCGAAGACTCGGCTCGGTCGCCGGTCTGTCCCGCGCCGACGTCGAGACCTACGCACAGGTCCTGACCGACGCATTGGGCCCGGTGGCCCAGCGGCCGCTGAGCCTGGCGCCGCCCACCCGCACCTTCCTGTCGGACGACCACACCCCCGTGGAGTTCTCCCTCTCCTTCCGGCGAGGGGCGGCGCCCGCCATGCGGGTCCTCGTGGAACCGGGCTGCGGTGCGACCAGCCTGGCCGACAACGGCCGTGCCGGTCTTGAGGCGGTCCGCACGATGGCGCGGCGCTGGCACTTCACCACCGACGCCCTCGACGAACTCCTGGACCTGTTCCTGCCGCCCGCTCCGCAGGGCCCCCTCGCCCTGTGGTGCGCCCTGGAACTCAGGCCCGGGGGTGTACCGGGCGTCAAGGTCTATCTGAACCCGGCGGTGGGCGGGGAGGAACGTTCCGCCGCGACGGTGCGCGAGGCCCTGCGCCGGCTCGGGCACCACCAGGCCTTCGACAGCCTCCCCCAGGGCAGTGGATACCCGTTCCTCGCCCTGGACCTCGGGAACTGGACGGAGCCCCGGGCGAAGGTCTACCTGCGCCACGACAACCTCACGGCCGGTCGGGCCGCACGGCTGTCCCGGACGGACTCGGGCCTCGTGCCGACGGCGGTCGAGGGTTTCTTCCGCACCGCCGCGGGTCCCGGCTCCGACGCGGGTGGGCTCGACGGGCGGCCTGCTCAGTCCTGCCACTCCTTCACCGACCCCGGCGCGGAGCGGCCGAGCGGCTTCACCCTGTACATCCCGGTTCGTGACTACGTCCGGCATGACGGGGAGGCCCTGGCGCGGGCGTCCACCGTGCTGCACCACCACGGCATGGACGCCTCCGTGCTCCACCGCGCCCTGGCCGCCCTCACCGAGCGGCGGCCCGAGGACGGGGTGGGCCTGATCGCCTACCTGGCCCTCGCCGGCCAACGGGACCAGCCGCCGCGGGTGACGGCCTACCTCTCCTCGGAGGCCTACACGGTCCGGCCGCCGGTCGTGGAGACCGTCCGCCAACCGCTGTCGGTCGGCTGA
- a CDS encoding GTP-binding protein, which produces MGSAPSLDERDYVRDGATQTAVKILVVGHFAVGKTTLIGSISEIEPLSTEETMTQAAESVDDLKGVQGKTTTTVAMDFGRLTISDRVVLYLFGTPGQQRFVQMWEDMARGALGALVLVDPERLADSFPVIDLIEHYGLDYAIAVNHFDGAPLRDQRALREALDLLDDTPVVTCDARDEKSSAAALTTLVRYLLDRTR; this is translated from the coding sequence ATGGGCTCCGCGCCAAGTTTGGATGAGCGGGACTACGTACGCGACGGAGCGACCCAGACGGCGGTGAAGATCCTCGTCGTCGGGCACTTCGCGGTGGGCAAGACCACCCTCATCGGCTCCATCTCCGAGATCGAGCCGCTGTCCACCGAGGAGACGATGACGCAGGCCGCCGAGTCGGTCGACGACCTCAAGGGGGTCCAGGGCAAGACCACCACCACGGTCGCCATGGACTTCGGGCGCCTGACCATCAGCGACCGCGTCGTGCTCTACCTCTTCGGCACCCCCGGCCAGCAGCGCTTCGTGCAGATGTGGGAGGACATGGCCCGCGGCGCGCTCGGCGCCCTGGTGCTGGTCGACCCGGAGCGGCTGGCGGACTCCTTCCCGGTGATCGACCTCATCGAGCACTACGGACTCGACTACGCCATCGCCGTCAACCACTTCGACGGCGCGCCGCTGCGCGACCAACGGGCGCTGCGCGAGGCGCTCGACCTGCTCGACGACACCCCCGTCGTCACCTGCGACGCCCGTGACGAGAAGTCCTCGGCCGCCGCGCTGACCACGCTCGTCCGCTACTTGCTGGACCGCACCCGTTAG
- a CDS encoding DUF742 domain-containing protein: MTGHDGWQPEAPELVRPYVITKGRGLPDEDDLSLITLVTAAAGQPQRPARLSPEEQSLLDLCSAGYLSVAEIAGHTHFPLGVVRILLASLMEGGHLVTRPPVARARLADKEILEEVLNGLRAKFG, encoded by the coding sequence ATGACCGGCCACGACGGCTGGCAGCCCGAGGCGCCCGAATTAGTGCGGCCGTACGTCATCACCAAGGGCCGCGGCCTGCCCGACGAGGACGACCTCTCCCTCATCACGCTGGTCACCGCCGCCGCCGGGCAGCCGCAGCGGCCGGCCCGGCTGTCCCCCGAGGAGCAGAGCCTGCTCGACCTCTGCTCCGCCGGCTACCTCTCGGTCGCCGAGATCGCCGGGCACACCCACTTCCCGCTGGGCGTCGTAAGGATCCTGCTGGCCTCCCTGATGGAAGGCGGGCACCTCGTGACCCGTCCGCCGGTGGCCCGCGCCCGCCTCGCGGACAAGGAGATACTGGAGGAGGTGCTCAATGGGCTCCGCGCCAAGTTTGGATGA